In the Lentimicrobium sp. L6 genome, one interval contains:
- the ppk1 gene encoding polyphosphate kinase 1, translating into MENEIKYINRELSWLDFNYRVLQEAIDKKNPILERFKYLGIFSNNKDEFFRVRVATINRMRIHKKVTDAVKKSLTNTFLELQQKVAHQEEIYNETYHSLIAEARENNVFLIDENEINESQKEYISQYFDEEVRKHVFPLMLGDNQKYKNFKDKTVYLAIEMKDSKKILKDRYALIEMPTNILSRFVKLPTVGDKKYIMFLDDVVRFNLHAIFSILGYDIFVAHMVKLTREAELDIDNDVLKSFLELMSDSVKKRKKAPPIRFVYDRSISPKLLKVVLNTFGIKSNDNLRAGGRYHNLKDFMDFPSLDPELFYKPIQPFIHPELPANKSKFDILRRKDILLHYPYHSFKSTISLIWEAAVDPNVRAIKMTFYRVSRNSSLMKGLINAARNGKAVTVFMELQARFDEEDNIYWAERLQEEGVKIIPTIPGFKVHCKLILIRRKEAGANVYYSNVSTGNFHEATARVYSDTSLMTSNHDICKDVNNVFQLFETKFNRPTFKALKVAPFKIRDFIYKRIEIETHNALEGKEAFCIIKINNLVDMGIIKKIYKAADAGVKFKLIIRGICVLRENFTHENIEAIGVVDRYLEHSRIFIFANGGDRKYYISSADLMSRNLDHRVEVVCPIHSPEHQKEIQDLIDIQLQDNMKARNLQGRDINKYLIPQDGILHQSQLETYKYLKAKEEK; encoded by the coding sequence ATGGAAAATGAAATAAAATATATCAATAGGGAATTAAGTTGGCTTGATTTTAATTACCGTGTGCTACAAGAAGCCATTGATAAAAAGAACCCCATATTAGAACGTTTTAAATATCTTGGTATATTTTCCAATAATAAAGATGAATTTTTTAGAGTTCGGGTTGCTACCATTAACAGAATGAGGATTCACAAAAAGGTGACTGATGCTGTAAAGAAAAGCCTGACCAATACCTTTTTAGAACTTCAGCAGAAAGTAGCACATCAAGAAGAGATTTATAATGAAACCTATCATTCACTTATTGCAGAAGCAAGAGAGAATAATGTTTTCTTGATAGATGAAAATGAGATCAACGAATCACAGAAAGAATATATTAGTCAATATTTTGACGAAGAAGTAAGAAAACATGTATTTCCTCTAATGTTAGGCGACAATCAGAAATACAAAAATTTCAAAGACAAAACAGTCTATTTAGCTATTGAGATGAAAGATTCCAAAAAAATCCTCAAAGATAGATATGCTCTTATTGAAATGCCAACCAACATTCTCTCTCGTTTTGTGAAACTCCCTACTGTTGGCGACAAGAAATACATCATGTTTTTAGATGATGTGGTGAGGTTTAATCTCCATGCTATATTTTCTATTTTAGGTTATGATATTTTTGTAGCTCATATGGTTAAGCTAACTCGAGAAGCTGAGCTGGATATTGATAATGACGTTTTAAAAAGTTTTTTAGAACTCATGAGTGATAGTGTGAAGAAAAGAAAGAAAGCACCTCCTATTCGTTTTGTATACGATAGGTCCATCTCTCCAAAGCTCCTAAAGGTAGTTTTAAATACCTTTGGAATTAAAAGCAATGATAACCTGAGAGCTGGTGGAAGATATCATAATCTAAAAGACTTTATGGACTTTCCTTCTTTAGATCCAGAACTTTTTTACAAACCTATTCAGCCTTTTATTCATCCTGAATTGCCAGCAAACAAAAGCAAATTTGATATTCTTCGAAGAAAAGATATTTTACTTCATTATCCATATCATTCCTTTAAAAGTACCATTAGTTTAATATGGGAAGCTGCCGTTGATCCAAATGTAAGAGCCATTAAAATGACTTTCTATCGAGTTTCTAGAAATAGCTCTCTTATGAAAGGATTGATAAATGCGGCTAGAAACGGAAAAGCTGTTACCGTTTTCATGGAACTCCAAGCTAGGTTTGATGAAGAGGATAATATTTATTGGGCAGAGCGCTTACAAGAGGAAGGTGTAAAAATCATCCCCACTATACCAGGGTTTAAAGTTCACTGCAAGCTAATCCTCATTCGTAGAAAAGAAGCAGGGGCAAACGTGTATTATAGCAATGTGAGTACTGGGAATTTCCATGAAGCCACAGCCAGAGTATATAGCGACACCAGTTTAATGACCAGCAATCACGATATTTGTAAAGATGTAAATAATGTTTTTCAATTATTTGAAACCAAGTTCAATCGCCCCACTTTTAAAGCCTTAAAAGTCGCACCTTTCAAAATCAGAGATTTTATCTATAAGCGAATTGAAATTGAGACCCATAATGCCTTAGAAGGTAAAGAAGCATTTTGTATCATCAAGATTAATAACCTTGTAGATATGGGTATCATCAAAAAGATTTACAAAGCTGCAGATGCGGGAGTGAAATTCAAGCTGATCATCAGAGGGATCTGTGTTTTGAGAGAGAACTTTACTCATGAAAATATTGAAGCCATTGGTGTTGTAGATAGATACCTAGAGCACAGTAGGATTTTTATTTTCGCTAATGGAGGAGACAGAAAGTATTATATCTCATCTGCTGATTTAATGTCTAGAAACCTTGACCACCGTGTGGAAGTAGTTTGCCCTATACACTCTCCAGAACATCAAAAAGAAATCCAAGATTTAATCGACATTCAGCTCCAAGACAATATGAAAGCAAGGAATTTACAGGGTAGGGATATTAATAAATACCTAATTCCACAAGATGGAATACTCCATCAATCACAGTTAGAAACTTACAAATATTTGAAAGCTAAAGAAGAAAAGTAG
- a CDS encoding RNA polymerase sigma factor codes for MKALDDLIHDCKIGKRKAQAVLYKKYASSLLGLCMRYSKSRDEAEDILQEGFIKIFNKIKSLEKSSSLEPWMKRIMINTAINSYHKNLKHYYSQDIDDIQIVDGEEEQSEYLPHVSPEMVLKSVQELPEGYRMVLNLYVFDGFSHKEIAEELNISVNTSKTQLLKARKKLKKEFFNRQIGPTD; via the coding sequence ATGAAAGCTTTGGATGACCTCATACACGACTGCAAAATAGGCAAGCGTAAGGCACAAGCTGTGCTTTATAAAAAGTACGCTTCTAGTCTATTAGGGCTGTGCATGAGATATAGTAAATCCAGAGACGAAGCAGAAGATATTCTGCAAGAGGGTTTTATTAAAATATTTAATAAGATTAAATCATTAGAAAAATCGAGTTCGTTAGAACCGTGGATGAAACGCATTATGATAAATACAGCTATCAACTCTTATCATAAAAACCTGAAGCATTATTATAGTCAGGACATTGATGATATACAAATTGTTGATGGTGAAGAAGAGCAAAGTGAATATTTGCCTCATGTTTCACCCGAAATGGTATTAAAATCTGTTCAAGAACTTCCTGAAGGATATAGGATGGTTTTGAACTTATATGTTTTTGATGGATTCTCACATAAAGAGATAGCTGAAGAGTTAAATATTTCTGTGAACACATCGAAAACGCAATTATTGAAAGCAAGAAAGAAACTTAAGAAGGAATTTTTTAACCGCCAAATAGGCCCCACTGATTAA
- a CDS encoding T9SS type A sorting domain-containing protein: MKNYLLPFIAIIVLIAIVFIFENKNPRDTYANSINKELMAFQKSLPEESTDEKALGQPDMAALQEYYQVMDPVEKRVPQERLVKANKETKAILEASSFKNSQELEWENINSNMGGRTRALMWDPNSNTGNRVWAGSVTGGIWYNEDITDYNSEWHPVDDFMASLSISCLTYDPNETQTFYAGTGEAQTAIITYRESSGRGVGIWKSEDGGSTWSIIESSQNFAYITDIEVRDEEGISVIYAGVASGQYMGADHVSLPSDGLYRSDNGGDSWEQVLPYISNEIPYTPADIEIGPDGRIYIGTMRNIDGEGGAVILYSDLGTSGSWVENDDYQEIIEDGIGEYSLPGRVMLGTSASDNSEVYAIIGAGYENGFGYYHGNFVLKSYNSGEDWEELNIPNNDPTWASLSWHAFSIAVDPVEVNHFYIGGLDQYHSLNEGSTYFHVSDWAAMYSGGGDYYIHADQHVIKFKPGSSDEVIFGTDGGVFYTNNASASNPVFQERNNHYSSLQFYTCDIHPSTGEDQYLGGLQDNGTLKYTGNDLTIFDMIVGGDGAYCFYDKNEPNISLASYYYNRYTVFNGDNQVAWVGNNSTGTFLCPADLDSENNILFANGVGFFGQDANKMFRVKNLPNNPTEQLIDAGTNINTWFTAVTNSPYAELGSSTIFMGSNAGHLFKISNAQAIANTTEIGSSDFPTGAISCIAIGGSEDTLLVTFSNYGVSSVWQTYNGGNNWQEIEGNLPDMPIRWALYHPNSSKQALLATELGVWQASDLSANNPSWSPAIQGMANVRVDMLRIRESDKKVIAASHGRGLYTCTYDLLSVGQNELENTESFTVYPNPSNGKINIVLPDNESTIKQLQLFNMKGDLVFESSTSLKNNFVDLSNYSTGSYVLKLKTSSKYYSSKISIQ; this comes from the coding sequence ATGAAAAACTATTTACTCCCATTTATCGCAATTATTGTGCTAATTGCAATTGTCTTTATATTCGAGAATAAAAATCCGCGTGACACATACGCTAATTCCATCAATAAAGAACTCATGGCTTTTCAAAAAAGCTTACCTGAGGAGTCCACTGATGAAAAGGCACTTGGGCAACCTGATATGGCAGCCCTACAAGAATATTATCAGGTAATGGATCCTGTAGAAAAACGAGTACCACAAGAAAGACTTGTAAAAGCTAATAAGGAGACTAAAGCAATCTTAGAAGCTTCAAGTTTCAAGAATTCTCAAGAATTAGAATGGGAGAATATTAATAGCAATATGGGTGGAAGAACCAGAGCATTAATGTGGGATCCTAACAGTAATACTGGCAACAGAGTTTGGGCAGGCTCCGTTACTGGTGGTATTTGGTATAACGAAGACATCACAGATTATAATTCTGAATGGCATCCTGTTGATGATTTTATGGCTTCCTTATCTATCAGTTGTTTGACCTACGATCCTAACGAAACTCAAACCTTCTATGCAGGAACTGGTGAAGCGCAAACTGCCATAATCACCTATAGAGAATCCTCTGGTAGAGGTGTTGGTATTTGGAAATCAGAAGACGGAGGTAGTACTTGGAGCATTATTGAGTCTAGTCAAAACTTTGCCTACATCACCGATATAGAAGTAAGAGATGAAGAAGGTATATCAGTTATTTATGCCGGTGTGGCTTCGGGCCAATATATGGGAGCCGATCATGTTTCACTTCCTTCTGATGGATTATATCGCTCCGATAATGGTGGAGACTCATGGGAACAAGTGCTACCATATATTTCAAATGAGATTCCATATACACCTGCAGATATTGAAATTGGTCCTGATGGAAGAATTTATATAGGAACCATGAGAAATATTGATGGAGAAGGTGGCGCCGTTATTCTATACTCTGATTTGGGAACTAGTGGTTCCTGGGTAGAGAATGATGATTACCAGGAAATTATTGAAGATGGAATTGGTGAATATAGCTTACCTGGTAGAGTGATGCTTGGAACATCCGCATCAGATAACTCTGAAGTATATGCAATAATCGGAGCTGGATACGAAAACGGATTTGGTTATTATCATGGGAATTTCGTATTAAAATCTTATAATAGTGGTGAAGATTGGGAAGAGTTAAACATTCCAAATAACGATCCAACATGGGCTAGCTTAAGCTGGCATGCTTTCTCTATAGCTGTTGATCCAGTGGAAGTAAACCATTTCTATATTGGAGGCCTAGACCAATATCATTCATTGAACGAAGGCTCTACTTACTTTCATGTAAGCGATTGGGCAGCTATGTATAGTGGTGGTGGGGATTATTATATTCACGCTGACCAACATGTGATAAAATTCAAACCTGGTTCTTCTGATGAAGTTATTTTTGGAACAGATGGCGGCGTCTTTTATACAAATAATGCAAGCGCTTCCAACCCAGTTTTTCAAGAAAGAAATAATCATTATTCAAGTTTACAATTTTACACCTGCGACATTCATCCTAGTACTGGAGAAGATCAATATTTAGGTGGTCTTCAAGATAATGGAACATTAAAATATACAGGCAATGACTTAACTATATTCGATATGATTGTTGGAGGAGATGGTGCTTATTGCTTCTATGATAAAAATGAGCCAAACATCTCATTAGCATCCTATTATTATAATAGATACACCGTGTTTAATGGAGATAATCAAGTGGCTTGGGTTGGAAATAATAGTACTGGAACATTTCTTTGTCCTGCGGATCTTGATTCCGAAAACAATATTCTATTTGCAAATGGAGTTGGTTTTTTTGGACAAGATGCAAACAAAATGTTTAGAGTGAAAAACCTGCCCAACAACCCAACAGAACAATTAATAGATGCAGGTACAAATATAAACACATGGTTTACTGCAGTTACAAATTCTCCTTATGCTGAGCTAGGAAGTTCTACCATATTTATGGGCTCCAATGCGGGGCATTTGTTTAAAATTAGTAATGCACAAGCTATAGCAAATACAACTGAAATAGGAAGCTCAGACTTCCCAACGGGAGCCATTAGCTGTATTGCTATCGGAGGTTCGGAAGATACCTTATTAGTAACATTCAGTAACTATGGAGTGAGTTCGGTTTGGCAAACCTATAATGGAGGTAATAACTGGCAAGAAATTGAAGGAAACCTACCAGATATGCCAATCAGATGGGCGCTATACCATCCAAACTCAAGTAAACAAGCACTTCTCGCAACTGAGCTAGGCGTATGGCAAGCCTCTGATTTAAGTGCAAATAACCCAAGCTGGTCTCCTGCTATTCAGGGGATGGCCAACGTAAGAGTTGATATGCTAAGAATAAGAGAAAGTGATAAAAAAGTAATCGCCGCCTCACATGGTAGAGGTCTATATACTTGTACATATGATTTATTATCAGTAGGACAAAATGAATTGGAAAACACGGAAAGCTTCACTGTTTATCCAAATCCTTCAAACGGCAAGATTAACATTGTTCTTCCTGACAACGAAAGCACAATAAAGCAATTACAACTTTTTAACATGAAGGGGGATTTGGTTTTTGAATCCTCAACATCCCTAAAAAATAATTTTGTTGACCTAAGCAACTATTCTACTGGAAGCTATGTCTTAAAACTAAAGACTTCAAGTAAATATTATTCAAGCAAGATAAGTATACAATAA
- a CDS encoding LptF/LptG family permease: MKKVDLFIIRSYLGPLILTFFIALFILLMQFLWLYVDDLVGKGLEWHVLLRLLFYASSTFVPMALPLAILLSSLMTFGNLGEHYELVALKASGISLKRIMKPLIILSIFISGLAFLFSNNVLPVANLKFRSLLYDVQQKKLAFKIKEGIFNKDLGDYTLRIGGRAEDGETIYDVMIYDHSGRNGNTKVSVAESGTMKQSLSGDAIEFTLFNGYNYEEKTDQKNYRVTRPFQTTQFSEERIRFTIDNGLSRTDENLFKHSYHMMDLSQLTKSKDSLNILLKRRNTDFGQNLIRKYKNYHRVDSLKLNKQLYSDTLMVSEYTSILFDLHVLDRNKIIESALNRTRNIKESVVGMNDENTNRENTIRKHDIAYHKKFTLSIACLILFFVGAPLGAIIRKGGLGLPVVMSTLFFIAYHILTMTGERAVKAGSMNLWIGVWMASAIFLPIGIFLTLKATSDAPLFDADTYKKMFEKIFKRKESKSIQ; the protein is encoded by the coding sequence TTGAAAAAAGTAGACCTTTTTATAATTCGCTCCTATCTAGGGCCATTGATATTAACCTTTTTTATTGCATTGTTTATTTTATTGATGCAATTTCTTTGGTTATACGTGGATGATTTAGTGGGTAAAGGATTGGAATGGCACGTCCTTCTTCGATTGCTTTTCTATGCCTCCTCCACTTTTGTTCCTATGGCTCTGCCACTTGCTATCTTATTAAGCTCCTTGATGACCTTTGGCAATCTGGGTGAACATTATGAACTGGTAGCCCTAAAAGCATCAGGCATTTCATTGAAAAGAATCATGAAACCATTAATCATTCTATCTATATTTATTAGTGGCTTGGCTTTTCTTTTTTCTAATAATGTATTACCAGTGGCTAATTTAAAATTCAGAAGCCTCCTATACGACGTTCAGCAGAAAAAACTAGCCTTCAAGATAAAAGAAGGTATTTTCAATAAAGATTTAGGAGATTACACCTTACGGATTGGTGGGAGAGCCGAAGATGGGGAAACTATTTACGATGTAATGATTTACGACCATTCTGGAAGAAATGGGAATACCAAGGTGAGTGTAGCGGAATCGGGGACTATGAAACAAAGCCTTAGTGGCGATGCTATTGAATTTACCCTTTTCAATGGGTATAACTATGAAGAGAAAACAGATCAAAAAAACTATAGAGTTACTAGACCATTCCAAACCACTCAGTTTTCTGAAGAAAGAATACGATTCACCATCGATAATGGACTCAGTAGAACTGATGAAAACCTGTTCAAACACAGTTATCATATGATGGATTTAAGTCAGTTGACCAAATCAAAAGACTCCCTAAATATTTTATTAAAGAGAAGAAATACTGATTTTGGTCAAAACCTCATCAGAAAATACAAAAACTACCATAGAGTAGACTCACTCAAACTTAATAAGCAGTTGTATTCAGACACCTTAATGGTTTCTGAATACACCAGTATCCTTTTTGATTTACATGTACTCGATAGGAACAAGATAATCGAAAGCGCTTTGAATAGAACTCGAAATATAAAGGAAAGCGTGGTAGGCATGAATGATGAAAATACAAATAGAGAGAATACTATTAGAAAACACGATATTGCCTATCACAAAAAATTTACACTTTCAATTGCATGCCTCATCTTGTTTTTTGTAGGTGCCCCATTGGGAGCCATCATCAGAAAAGGTGGATTGGGATTACCGGTGGTCATGTCTACCCTATTCTTTATTGCCTATCATATTCTAACCATGACAGGGGAAAGAGCAGTAAAAGCAGGTTCTATGAACCTTTGGATTGGGGTTTGGATGGCCTCTGCTATATTTTTACCGATTGGGATTTTCCTTACCCTAAAAGCTACTTCCGATGCACCATTGTTTGATGCTGATACTTATAAAAAAATGTTTGAAAAAATATTTAAACGCAAAGAATCAAAATCAATTCAGTAG
- a CDS encoding GNAT family N-acetyltransferase, translating to MQVQIKREKPKDIEEVNLLFNLAFQKEDVNALIKDFRKTNHFIPELSRVARINDQIIGIIMYAKAEIVKGRKNVPSIIMATIAVLPSYQGLGIGQELIANSFQKARDLGYVSVLVVGQEEYFPRFGFKPASEFDITTSLEVSEEEFLAIELVPDGLKNASGKLKNQELLPELVKYSI from the coding sequence ATGCAAGTACAAATTAAGAGGGAAAAACCAAAGGATATTGAAGAGGTTAATTTGTTGTTTAATTTGGCTTTTCAAAAGGAAGATGTTAACGCCTTGATTAAAGATTTTAGAAAAACGAATCACTTTATTCCAGAGTTATCTCGTGTAGCACGAATAAATGACCAAATTATTGGTATTATTATGTATGCAAAAGCCGAGATAGTTAAAGGTAGAAAGAATGTCCCTAGTATTATTATGGCCACCATTGCAGTATTACCTTCCTACCAAGGTTTAGGAATTGGACAGGAACTGATAGCTAATTCTTTTCAAAAAGCTCGTGATTTAGGTTATGTTTCAGTATTGGTTGTTGGTCAAGAGGAATATTTCCCACGCTTCGGCTTTAAACCAGCATCTGAGTTTGATATTACCACAAGCCTAGAAGTTTCTGAAGAAGAATTTTTAGCCATAGAATTAGTTCCTGATGGATTAAAAAATGCCTCGGGTAAACTTAAAAATCAAGAGCTTTTACCTGAATTAGTAAAATATAGTATTTAG
- a CDS encoding PKD domain-containing protein, with amino-acid sequence MKKIEKAFRLILIGFLAIISQITIAQRDTLCVANFSFEESITIGKPSVIQFKDLSTGNPTDYLWNFGDGSTSNASNPFHYFPEAGNFIVTLSISNEFTQDEISKEVNIEVPLEISFTFKLDSNYHIPNTFHFASEIEGSYDYLLWDFGEGVLTNVEDTTHSYTYQDTDYQVCLTAKYYFNDTSTIQKITCQGLTTSEYYNLGGQVFFGDSLMNNPYPTGDTGIAYLYRMDKNNIIPIDTNYFVDFGYFWFAAKLKSYYIIKTHFTENSNHSRQYAPTYVGNTTQWDEAEIINLAQDKFREDLSMVEKKDNKSGTAEISGSIFDILNTENIEGNPMVYLYNTQEELIDYKSTDSNGDYYFDHVSSGHYLVNADITGVKARSQMVIVNGKGRSHLKSESIEQESIIFPNPAIDYSILEYYYSGKMKEAKMLIYNSNGNILREESITLNDGLNYIHIDLENTNKGVIFVKIADEQTQVFKLIHN; translated from the coding sequence ATGAAAAAGATAGAAAAAGCCTTCAGACTTATACTTATCGGATTCTTGGCTATCATAAGCCAAATAACGATTGCACAAAGAGATACCTTATGTGTCGCTAATTTCTCCTTTGAAGAATCTATAACCATAGGGAAACCTAGTGTTATTCAATTTAAAGACTTATCAACAGGAAACCCTACTGATTACTTGTGGAACTTTGGAGATGGCAGCACTAGTAATGCAAGTAATCCTTTTCACTATTTTCCAGAAGCAGGGAACTTTATTGTGACCTTAAGTATTTCAAATGAATTTACGCAAGATGAAATCAGTAAAGAAGTAAACATAGAAGTCCCATTGGAAATCAGTTTTACTTTTAAGCTCGATAGTAATTACCACATTCCAAACACCTTCCATTTTGCAAGTGAAATTGAAGGAAGTTATGATTACTTATTATGGGATTTTGGCGAAGGTGTATTAACAAATGTGGAAGATACAACACATAGCTACACATACCAAGACACTGATTATCAAGTTTGTTTAACAGCAAAATATTATTTCAATGATACATCTACCATACAAAAAATAACCTGTCAAGGACTAACTACTTCAGAATATTATAATTTAGGCGGACAAGTGTTTTTTGGTGATTCGTTAATGAATAACCCCTACCCAACTGGAGATACAGGAATCGCCTATTTGTACAGAATGGATAAGAATAACATCATCCCTATTGATACCAATTATTTTGTGGATTTTGGATATTTTTGGTTTGCTGCAAAATTGAAATCCTATTATATCATTAAAACCCATTTTACTGAAAATTCTAATCATAGCAGGCAATACGCACCTACCTATGTTGGAAATACAACTCAATGGGACGAAGCAGAAATTATTAATCTAGCACAGGATAAATTCCGAGAAGACCTAAGTATGGTTGAGAAAAAAGATAATAAATCAGGCACAGCAGAAATTTCTGGTTCTATTTTTGATATTCTCAACACTGAAAACATAGAGGGAAATCCTATGGTCTATCTTTATAATACTCAAGAAGAACTCATCGATTACAAATCTACAGATTCTAATGGTGATTATTATTTCGATCATGTTTCAAGTGGACATTACCTTGTTAACGCGGATATCACCGGAGTTAAGGCAAGATCACAAATGGTGATTGTAAACGGAAAAGGGCGAAGCCATTTGAAGTCAGAATCAATAGAACAGGAATCTATTATTTTCCCTAATCCCGCCATAGATTATAGTATATTGGAATACTACTATAGCGGAAAAATGAAAGAAGCTAAAATGTTAATTTACAACTCTAACGGGAATATACTACGGGAGGAGTCTATCACACTAAATGATGGACTAAATTATATACACATTGATCTTGAAAATACAAATAAAGGAGTTATTTTCGTTAAAATAGCAGATGAGCAAACGCAAGTATTTAAGCTTATTCACAACTGA
- a CDS encoding RNA polymerase sigma factor: MQQDKLIKKVIQGNPRAQKAFYDQYASKMYSVSLRFAKDVDEANDILQEGFVKVFSNLASYRNEGSLEGWIRRTIVNTAINYYKKNLKHRNYNDLDTVMIFEKSDTVSVIDQMSENELLGIISKLPDGYRTVFNLNVIEGYTHREIGDMLNISENTSKSQLARARAYLQKRVVKK, from the coding sequence ATGCAACAAGATAAACTTATAAAAAAGGTTATTCAAGGAAATCCTAGAGCTCAAAAAGCATTTTACGATCAATACGCATCGAAAATGTATTCTGTATCTTTAAGGTTTGCTAAAGATGTAGATGAAGCCAATGATATCCTTCAAGAAGGATTTGTAAAAGTCTTCTCAAATTTAGCATCCTATAGAAACGAAGGAAGCCTCGAAGGATGGATTAGAAGAACCATTGTCAACACCGCTATCAATTATTACAAAAAAAATCTAAAGCATAGAAATTATAATGATTTAGATACTGTAATGATTTTTGAAAAAAGCGATACCGTTTCTGTCATTGATCAGATGTCAGAAAATGAGCTTTTAGGGATTATCAGCAAGTTACCCGATGGATATAGAACGGTATTCAACCTCAATGTTATTGAAGGATATACCCATCGAGAAATTGGCGACATGCTAAATATATCAGAAAACACAAGTAAATCGCAATTGGCGAGAGCCAGAGCATATTTGCAAAAAAGAGTAGTAAAAAAATAA
- a CDS encoding T9SS type A sorting domain-containing protein, whose protein sequence is MKKYILVIGFLLSLISFSEDIMAQKAEQAKERYSFGGHVFTKDFPIKIGQAVLYNALTNERLDDANIDTLGYYYFYRKPAGDYLVLARLLPEDPNFSAFSSTYYPNNAFWQEAEVIHLTETSWEYDIDMVVQQSEGSPNGPGKISGTIFQISGKPFVADVDVIIFDENMESVVHYPTNEFGQFNFENLEYGTYVLFPQIIGMTTNPIEIIISPEHAVHQEIEISIEDGYISSSINEALISEESFRFFPNPASSLINIQFNTSGNKNIQTRISDLSGRVVFEESAKLTSSDYSNTLTVGDWQNGYYILEILIDGSLASTQKLVISH, encoded by the coding sequence ATGAAAAAATATATACTTGTCATTGGTTTTTTACTGAGCTTGATTTCTTTTTCGGAAGATATCATGGCACAAAAAGCTGAACAAGCTAAAGAAAGGTATAGCTTTGGTGGACATGTGTTTACCAAAGATTTCCCGATCAAAATAGGTCAAGCTGTTTTATATAATGCCTTAACAAATGAAAGACTTGATGATGCCAATATAGATACCTTAGGTTATTATTATTTTTATAGAAAACCTGCTGGCGACTACCTTGTTTTAGCAAGATTACTTCCTGAAGATCCAAATTTTAGCGCATTTTCATCTACCTACTATCCAAATAATGCATTTTGGCAAGAAGCAGAAGTTATTCATCTTACCGAAACATCCTGGGAATATGATATTGATATGGTTGTTCAACAATCTGAAGGTTCTCCCAATGGACCCGGGAAAATAAGTGGTACTATATTCCAAATTAGTGGGAAACCATTTGTAGCTGATGTTGATGTTATCATTTTTGATGAAAACATGGAATCAGTAGTTCATTACCCAACAAATGAATTTGGACAATTTAATTTTGAAAATCTAGAATATGGTACCTATGTACTATTTCCTCAAATTATTGGTATGACTACCAACCCAATTGAAATAATAATTAGTCCTGAGCATGCGGTGCACCAGGAAATAGAAATCAGTATAGAAGATGGCTATATCAGTAGTTCCATTAATGAAGCATTGATTAGCGAAGAATCTTTTAGATTTTTCCCAAATCCTGCTTCTAGTCTTATCAATATTCAATTCAATACCAGTGGAAACAAAAATATTCAAACTAGAATATCAGACCTTAGTGGTAGGGTTGTTTTTGAAGAATCGGCTAAACTGACTTCTAGCGATTATTCAAATACCTTAACAGTTGGAGATTGGCAAAATGGATATTATATCCTAGAGATTCTGATTGATGGATCACTTGCCAGTACTCAAAAATTAGTGATTAGCCACTAA